A genomic segment from Helicobacter sp. NHP19-012 encodes:
- a CDS encoding DNA-binding protein, producing MAETFENFSVAEALNTDERRTAHLNAVLEDGDFEEIKDALAVIAESKGVELPPFEGEAWFLEVIKKLGFGLQALEAKKCQSA from the coding sequence ATGGCTGAAACTTTTGAAAATTTTAGTGTAGCAGAGGCTCTCAACACCGATGAAAGACGCACGGCGCATCTTAACGCCGTTCTAGAGGATGGCGATTTTGAAGAAATCAAGGACGCTCTAGCCGTGATTGCCGAGTCTAAAGGCGTGGAGTTACCCCCCTTTGAGGGCGAGGCTTGGTTTTTGGAGGTTATAAAAAAACTAGGCTTTGGCTTGCAAGCTTTGGAGGCTAAAAAATGCCAAAGTGCCTAA
- a CDS encoding MBL fold metallo-hydrolase, producing the protein MFKIKVQAFGTAQTNCYVLQLKQGDLVIDPGVGACSWVREHAKNPLAILITHGHYDHIWDVAALKQAWASVPLYAPKEDMFMLTTDCFNLGQPTCKEADIHPIEGCKGNYSFEVGGVEIVYWHFPGHTPGCSVVEVNGVFFSGDFIFYRSIGRYDFPYSNPQDMKDSLQRFYALDRADCAIYPGHGHATSLKAEQPHIPAWIAHINP; encoded by the coding sequence ATGTTTAAAATCAAAGTACAAGCTTTTGGCACAGCGCAGACAAATTGTTATGTCTTGCAACTGAAGCAAGGCGATTTGGTGATCGATCCGGGGGTTGGCGCATGCTCTTGGGTGCGAGAGCATGCCAAAAATCCCTTGGCTATCTTAATCACGCATGGGCATTATGACCATATCTGGGATGTAGCTGCCTTGAAACAGGCTTGGGCTAGTGTGCCCTTGTATGCACCCAAAGAGGATATGTTTATGCTCACCACAGATTGCTTTAACTTGGGACAGCCCACTTGTAAAGAAGCGGACATTCATCCCATTGAGGGGTGCAAGGGGAACTATTCTTTTGAGGTGGGTGGGGTAGAGATCGTCTATTGGCACTTCCCCGGACACACCCCGGGTTGTAGTGTTGTTGAAGTTAACGGGGTGTTCTTTAGTGGAGATTTTATCTTTTATAGAAGCATAGGGCGTTATGACTTCCCCTACTCTAACCCACAAGACATGAAGGATTCTTTGCAACGCTTTTATGCTTTGGATAGGGCAGATTGTGCCATTTACCCCGGGCACGGGCACGCCACAAGCTTAAAAGCCGAACAGCCCCACATACCCGCTTGGATCGCACACATTAACCCTTAA
- a CDS encoding HesA/MoeB/ThiF family protein — protein MTESQKERYKRHLMLEDVGEEGQERLLRASVLVIGAGGLGSPNCFYLAAAGIGRIGILDFDIIELNNLQRQIIHTTQEIHSSKVKSAERKMLALNPEVQVETHFEKLTATNALHLVQDYDFIIDATDNFASKFLINDACILASKPLSHAGIFKHHGQTITILPKKSACFACVFDKPPSVELNSVFKAGLFGVVPGVVGCIQASEAIKYFLGFPLLTNQLLHVDTKSMDFRKINVQRNAECRVCGAHGIENLTDYPQ, from the coding sequence ATGACAGAGAGCCAAAAAGAACGCTATAAACGGCATTTGATGTTGGAGGATGTGGGCGAGGAGGGACAGGAGAGGTTGCTTCGTGCTAGCGTGCTTGTGATCGGGGCTGGGGGCCTTGGCTCGCCTAATTGTTTTTATTTGGCGGCGGCAGGCATTGGGCGCATTGGGATTTTGGATTTTGACATCATCGAATTGAACAATTTACAGCGCCAAATCATCCACACCACACAGGAAATCCACAGCTCTAAGGTCAAATCTGCCGAGCGTAAAATGTTGGCTCTAAACCCTGAAGTGCAGGTTGAAACCCACTTTGAAAAGCTAACCGCTACAAACGCCTTGCATTTAGTTCAAGATTACGACTTTATCATCGATGCGACCGACAATTTTGCGAGCAAGTTTTTAATCAACGATGCTTGTATTCTAGCAAGTAAACCCCTAAGCCATGCCGGGATTTTCAAGCACCATGGGCAGACCATCACAATTTTGCCCAAAAAGAGTGCGTGCTTTGCTTGCGTCTTTGACAAGCCCCCAAGTGTAGAGCTTAACAGCGTGTTTAAAGCGGGGTTGTTTGGGGTTGTGCCCGGCGTTGTGGGCTGTATCCAAGCTTCTGAGGCGATTAAATATTTTCTAGGTTTCCCCTTACTCACCAACCAACTCTTGCATGTAGACACCAAGAGCATGGATTTTAGAAAAATCAATGTCCAACGCAATGCAGAATGCCGTGTGTGTGGGGCGCATGGCATTGAAAACTTAACGGATTATCCGCAGTAG
- a CDS encoding addiction module killer protein: MGCAIFESHIHTGPGYRLYVAKQGGALVILLCGGDKSAQQKDIIKVQEILKDFHG, translated from the coding sequence GTGGGTTGTGCAATTTTTGAGTCACACATACACACGGGACCGGGTTACCGGCTGTATGTGGCTAAACAAGGCGGGGCGTTGGTGATTTTGCTGTGTGGAGGTGATAAAAGCGCGCAACAAAAGGATATAATCAAGGTGCAAGAAATCTTAAAGGATTTTCATGGCTGA
- a CDS encoding CobW family GTP-binding protein, whose product MAKIPVIILTGFLGSGKTTLLAQILECHRDKSIAVVVNERGQMGLDAQILTHLCFIQENVRLLQGGCVCCAYRQDLIDCLKELIDQDRISHVILETTGIANPAPILFSLLNDVFLSQHFFPQSVITCLDAVHGFSHLKENIEAQNQITASDVVVVTKTDLQNDFEKLRACIQSTNPTATIHDKARMDLSALLQQGTFVKKDIVFTSAHQNFRTLCMEFEELLDWSAFTLWLSFLLYKHGNAILRTKGILRTNSGQCIALNGVQHIIYPPTHLGKTQEKASQLVFILKDLDPQRIYFSFKTLLKALGIEFNPRMQLT is encoded by the coding sequence GTGGCTAAGATCCCTGTCATTATCCTCACGGGCTTTTTAGGCAGTGGTAAAACTACGCTATTAGCCCAGATTTTAGAATGCCATAGAGATAAGTCTATTGCCGTAGTGGTGAATGAGCGGGGGCAGATGGGCTTAGATGCGCAAATTTTGACCCACTTGTGTTTTATCCAAGAAAATGTGCGTTTGTTGCAAGGTGGCTGTGTGTGCTGCGCTTACCGCCAAGATTTGATAGATTGTCTTAAAGAGTTGATCGATCAAGATCGTATTAGCCATGTGATCCTTGAGACAACCGGTATTGCTAATCCTGCTCCTATTCTTTTTAGTCTCCTAAATGATGTCTTTTTAAGTCAGCATTTTTTCCCCCAAAGCGTGATCACCTGTTTAGACGCCGTGCATGGTTTTTCACACCTAAAAGAAAACATAGAGGCGCAAAATCAAATTACTGCCTCCGATGTGGTGGTGGTTACTAAGACAGACTTACAAAATGACTTTGAGAAGCTTAGGGCATGCATACAAAGCACCAATCCCACTGCCACGATCCATGACAAGGCGCGCATGGATTTAAGTGCCCTGTTGCAACAAGGCACTTTTGTAAAAAAGGACATCGTTTTTACGAGCGCGCACCAGAATTTTAGAACATTATGCATGGAATTTGAAGAATTACTAGATTGGAGCGCATTCACTCTGTGGCTGAGCTTTTTACTTTACAAGCACGGCAATGCAATTTTACGCACCAAGGGCATTTTAAGAACAAATTCTGGACAATGCATTGCACTCAATGGTGTGCAACACATCATTTACCCACCCACGCATTTAGGCAAAACACAGGAAAAAGCCTCCCAGTTGGTCTTTATTTTAAAAGACCTAGACCCTCAAAGGATTTATTTTTCTTTTAAAACCCTGCTTAAGGCTCTAGGCATAGAGTTCAATCCTCGCATGCAATTGACTTAG
- the exbB gene encoding TonB-system energizer ExbB, with protein sequence MESGLSVKVIGEYVDIAIFVTLGVMSFVAIWFTIERIIFYSKLDFSLYDDPDRLDLDLSKNLTTLYIVFSNAPYVGLLGTVLGVMVTFYDMSTSSTGLDAKAITLGLSLALKATAFGLIVAIPTLVAYNAMLRKSDVLSENFRLMRKKGA encoded by the coding sequence ATGGAATCTGGACTCTCTGTTAAGGTGATTGGTGAATATGTGGACATTGCGATCTTTGTAACTTTGGGGGTGATGAGTTTTGTGGCGATATGGTTCACCATTGAGCGCATCATTTTTTATAGCAAGCTCGATTTTAGCTTGTATGACGACCCCGATCGGCTCGATTTAGACCTAAGCAAGAACCTCACGACTCTTTATATTGTCTTCTCAAATGCGCCCTATGTGGGCTTGCTTGGCACGGTTTTGGGTGTGATGGTGACTTTCTATGACATGAGCACCAGCTCCACAGGACTAGACGCAAAAGCCATCACTTTGGGCTTATCTTTAGCTCTAAAGGCCACAGCTTTTGGGCTGATCGTGGCGATCCCCACCTTGGTGGCTTACAACGCTATGTTGCGTAAAAGCGATGTGCTGTCTGAGAATTTTCGTCTCATGCGTAAAAAGGGTGCCTAA
- a CDS encoding adenine-specific methyltransferase EcoRI family protein, producing the protein MPKQYLYIVQASHESTRCKIGITNDLARRLKEYNQMTGKSSDNTYSYLFTCEVANMRAIEQDIKNAFAHLREVHTREIYFYNPSLFETYLSFIKAHPLFLAQVSIKESKQQRTLKPLTTPSMQERGVTRKTLLDRAKRIKYDEFYTRYEDVENELSKYPLKIWRDKVVFCNCDDAIGENRDYTDSSAFALYFLRHFFRLKLKKLICTHYGGSPVDLFSAGAKGYIFTKEGAREMKYSPRHYGGGFEEKESLRILNEEADIVCTNPPFSRAIDYWKILIKSKKKFIILSNITIPISTACIPYFAKRQAWAGFNSVDWFLNPKRQLVRAAAHFFTNFTIKNRANISRLKLVPLADIPDTYKKYDDDGVLLVENNYIPTDYDLPFAVSARQIVNGVLECGYKVAHLKQYDPCVEGKIKFKRVLLCKA; encoded by the coding sequence ATGCCAAAACAATACCTTTACATTGTCCAAGCCAGCCATGAGAGCACGCGTTGCAAAATTGGCATCACCAACGATTTAGCGCGTAGGCTCAAAGAATACAACCAAATGACTGGTAAATCCAGCGACAACACCTACAGCTACCTTTTTACTTGCGAAGTTGCCAATATGCGTGCGATCGAGCAGGACATCAAAAACGCTTTTGCCCACTTAAGAGAAGTGCACACCCGTGAGATTTATTTTTATAACCCAAGTTTGTTTGAAACTTATTTAAGTTTCATCAAAGCCCACCCCTTATTTTTAGCCCAAGTGAGCATCAAAGAGTCTAAGCAACAACGCACCCTAAAGCCCCTCACCACGCCCAGCATGCAAGAGCGGGGCGTTACCAGAAAGACCCTACTAGATAGAGCCAAGCGTATCAAATACGATGAGTTTTACACAAGATACGAGGATGTGGAAAATGAGCTGTCTAAATACCCCCTAAAGATATGGCGGGATAAGGTGGTCTTTTGTAATTGCGATGATGCGATTGGGGAGAATAGAGATTATACAGACTCGTCTGCCTTTGCGCTTTACTTCTTAAGGCACTTCTTTAGGCTCAAGCTTAAAAAACTCATTTGTACCCACTATGGGGGCAGTCCGGTGGATTTATTCAGTGCAGGGGCAAAGGGTTATATCTTCACCAAAGAGGGGGCGCGTGAAATGAAGTACTCGCCTCGCCACTATGGTGGGGGGTTTGAGGAAAAGGAGTCCTTAAGGATTTTAAACGAGGAAGCGGATATTGTTTGCACCAATCCGCCTTTTTCACGGGCGATTGACTATTGGAAAATCCTCATCAAAAGCAAAAAGAAGTTCATTATTTTATCCAATATTACCATCCCCATCAGCACCGCTTGTATCCCCTATTTTGCTAAAAGACAAGCGTGGGCAGGGTTTAATAGCGTGGATTGGTTTCTTAACCCAAAAAGGCAATTAGTGCGGGCAGCGGCACACTTTTTTACAAACTTTACCATTAAAAATCGAGCTAATATTTCTAGACTCAAGCTTGTCCCCCTAGCAGACATCCCCGACACCTATAAAAAATATGATGATGACGGGGTGCTCTTAGTGGAAAACAACTACATCCCCACAGATTACGATCTACCCTTTGCAGTGTCGGCACGGCAAATTGTCAATGGCGTGCTGGAGTGTGGGTATAAAGTCGCCCACCTTAAACAATATGACCCCTGTGTTGAAGGCAAGATAAAATTTAAAAGGGTTTTGCTCTGCAAGGCGTGA
- the exbD gene encoding TonB system transport protein ExbD — protein MRSKLRRGDGLNIVPFIDVMLVLLALVLSVSTFIAEGKIKVNLPSASSAQKAPPQEKKITIVVDKNDGIFIDDKQKSVEELRALIKSLDPKTLVDLRSDKDSKFGTFIEIIDVLKDLNHENFSISTEKK, from the coding sequence ATGCGCTCTAAACTAAGGAGGGGCGATGGGCTAAACATCGTCCCTTTCATTGATGTGATGTTGGTGTTGCTAGCGTTGGTCTTAAGCGTGTCTACTTTCATTGCTGAGGGCAAGATCAAGGTTAATTTGCCCAGCGCGAGCAGTGCCCAAAAAGCCCCTCCACAAGAGAAGAAAATTACGATTGTAGTGGATAAAAACGATGGGATTTTTATAGACGACAAACAAAAGAGTGTGGAAGAGTTGCGCGCACTCATCAAATCACTAGACCCCAAAACCTTAGTGGATTTGCGCAGCGATAAAGATTCAAAGTTTGGCACTTTTATAGAAATCATTGATGTTCTCAAAGACCTAAACCATGAAAACTTCTCCATCTCTACAGAAAAAAAGTAG
- a CDS encoding replication initiation protein, with product MDNNIYKVNLGMLGELENNLFFSLFNRLKDKKDFIIRFNPKELKALAGDPYMPNERLRRTTINLFNNIAGANFDLIIKFADGRSEQNKILFFRRFAVGYDKNKNIEYLDIQVNDPYFTYLLNDLEANFTTMQLQTFVDLSGKYTKNLFRLLERFKNTTDKKGTFKVYVYENNLEGFCAFMGIPKGFRKDNIGSRVLNPTIKQLTQKLPTSPHEPPTNPLKSSRTKQERGEQKC from the coding sequence ATGGATAACAACATCTATAAGGTTAATCTAGGCATGCTAGGTGAGCTTGAGAACAATCTATTCTTTAGCCTTTTTAATCGCTTAAAAGACAAAAAAGACTTTATTATCCGTTTTAACCCAAAAGAGTTAAAGGCTTTAGCAGGTGACCCTTATATGCCTAATGAAAGGTTGCGCAGAACAACCATTAACCTTTTTAACAATATTGCAGGGGCTAATTTTGATTTAATTATAAAATTTGCGGATGGGAGGTCTGAACAGAATAAAATACTATTCTTTCGGCGTTTTGCTGTCGGGTATGATAAAAATAAAAACATTGAGTACTTGGATATACAAGTCAATGACCCCTACTTTACCTACTTGCTAAATGACTTAGAAGCGAACTTCACCACAATGCAACTCCAAACCTTTGTAGACCTAAGCGGCAAATACACCAAGAATTTATTTAGGCTGCTAGAGCGGTTTAAAAACACTACGGATAAGAAAGGGACTTTTAAGGTGTATGTATACGAAAATAATCTTGAAGGTTTTTGTGCCTTTATGGGAATCCCTAAAGGTTTTAGAAAAGACAACATAGGTAGCCGTGTACTAAACCCAACTATCAAACAACTCACCCAAAAACTCCCCACAAGCCCCCATGAACCCCCTACAAATCCATTAAAGTCATCAAGAACAAAGCAAGAGCGCGGGGAGCAAAAGTGCTAG
- a CDS encoding glycosyltransferase family 4 protein translates to MKKIIVNASYTLGKVTGIGVYSLALIHALEKRFRDTDVDLVYYANGKLFNDLPSLEKFQSLAMPNSFVKSSRDILKKWLPKWLFWLACYFSYNILHKTMNRGLFQETYDLCIEPGVLGILGINGKTRKTLGCVHDIPPCDMEAWRCKPETYTIWEFFIFPQIRTYDQVICFTETVRKDILKTFGFSETKVHVIHHGVRSYRQTSEDLPPNLGEFILVVGKARRKNIKNLIKAFELLPAASKQRFKIVITGVENGPIDRGEDNAIASSDFVIDLGYVSDSLLSALYAHARLLWWGSLAEGFGLPMLEAMHVGCVVLSSDVSCMPEILGDAGIYCNPYNVQDIAKQLERALTDEALRTECIAKGFERVKLFDFEESMRKHIEIVEKMLD, encoded by the coding sequence TTGAAAAAGATTATTGTCAATGCATCTTATACTTTGGGTAAAGTAACAGGAATTGGCGTATATAGTCTTGCTTTGATCCACGCCTTAGAAAAACGTTTTCGAGATACAGATGTAGATTTGGTTTACTACGCTAATGGCAAGCTTTTTAATGATTTGCCTAGCTTGGAAAAATTCCAATCACTCGCCATGCCCAACAGTTTTGTCAAATCATCCAGAGACATCTTAAAAAAATGGTTGCCTAAATGGCTTTTTTGGTTAGCATGTTATTTCTCCTACAACATACTCCACAAAACCATGAATAGAGGATTATTCCAAGAAACCTACGACTTGTGTATCGAGCCGGGTGTCTTGGGTATTTTGGGGATTAATGGTAAAACTAGGAAGACCTTAGGGTGTGTTCATGATATACCGCCATGTGATATGGAGGCATGGCGTTGCAAGCCAGAAACATATACGATTTGGGAATTTTTCATTTTTCCACAAATCCGCACTTACGATCAAGTCATCTGTTTTACAGAAACTGTCAGAAAAGATATTTTAAAAACCTTTGGATTTTCTGAGACTAAAGTGCATGTGATACACCATGGCGTGAGATCCTATAGACAGACTTCAGAAGATCTACCACCAAATTTAGGAGAATTCATTTTAGTGGTGGGCAAGGCACGGCGTAAAAACATTAAAAATCTCATCAAAGCCTTTGAATTGTTACCCGCAGCCTCCAAGCAGCGTTTTAAGATCGTGATCACGGGGGTGGAGAATGGGCCAATAGATAGGGGGGAAGATAATGCCATCGCTTCTAGCGATTTTGTGATCGATCTAGGCTATGTTTCTGACTCTTTGCTCTCTGCCCTTTATGCTCACGCCAGATTATTGTGGTGGGGCTCTCTAGCCGAAGGCTTTGGTTTGCCCATGTTAGAAGCGATGCATGTGGGTTGTGTGGTGCTTTCTAGCGATGTGTCTTGTATGCCAGAAATTCTAGGCGACGCAGGGATCTATTGTAATCCTTATAATGTGCAAGATATAGCTAAACAACTAGAAAGAGCCTTGACTGATGAAGCATTAAGAACTGAATGTATTGCCAAAGGCTTTGAAAGAGTGAAACTCTTTGATTTTGAAGAGAGTATGCGCAAGCATATTGAGATAGTAGAAAAGATGTTGGATTGA